A region of the Ranitomeya imitator isolate aRanImi1 chromosome 5, aRanImi1.pri, whole genome shotgun sequence genome:
aggctgtgaactaaggttactTTGGGTATGTATTTTACTTTTCTTGTTAAAAGCTATGGACCACTCTGTTTTtattaaccagccaagataaagctgacagatacagcccacagctgtttgctttaccttggctggttatcaaaaattatttatttaaatacactGGAGCTGcacctgagttcatagcagctggTTCTGATGCTATGCAGCACCAGTGCCGGACTGATAAACGACTGCGGGTCCGGCACTCGACTCTCCGGCATTCAACAGTGCTGCACTTGAGTTAAACCCAGTGgctgtgaactcaggtaacctcagagCCACTGGATCTCCTGGCAGCTGTGAGGTCCGGACACCTAGTGGGAAATTTTGAGGGACACTTTAAGTTTACTtgtgttttcagctgcaggaacacctAGAGGCTATGAACTAAGGTTGTATTTCATGTGCATTTAATTTTACttgttaataaatttaaaaaatggtgtggtgtCACTTTACTTTCTTAACCAGCTGAGTGAAAGCCAAAGGCTGGGGGCtgttgttattattctgggaaggggccaatagccatgaaggttccaaggctattaatatcagctcacagatgtttgcttagcctttactagctattttaggggagaccccccaaaaatgatgtgcgGTCCAACCTACAATCACTAACCAGCAAAGGTCaaacagacagctgcggactgatattagtagtagtgatgagcgaatatactcgttactcgagatttctcgagcacgctcgggggtcctccgagtattttttagtgcttggagatttattttttcttgccgcagctgaatgatttacatctgttagccaccataagtacgtgtgggggttccctagcaaccaggcaacccccacatgtacttatgctggctaacagatgtaaatctccaagcactaaaaatactcagaggacccctgagTGAgcgtgagtatattcgctcatcactaattagtagCCTAGAAAGAGGCAAAGGATATTGGCCCCCTCTCAGATTATTTACTGATTTGTGACCTCTGTTCAACCTTACAGAGTCTAGTTTTTCAGGATTATATGGAAAATAGCATAGACAAACAACTTATTAAAACAAAACTTTTACTAGTGATACAATAAAATTCTAAGAAGATATTTGACCACCAATGACATAAATTAGATGCATTTTTTGCATGTATTGTTCAATAGCACTGTATGCCATCAATAATCTATGGAAAACAACATAAAAATAAGAACTTGCATGtgattttaaaatgaaaaaaaaatgcttataGCTCACCCATTTGAGCCAATGGGCCTCCGACTGTCACATTCCAGGGAAGTGACCCGTGAACTGTTGTGCCGCTTGTATTTGTTTccaccctgacaagggcagtacccaagttggCTCTATAATAAAACCCCACATAAAATGTATCTTCAGGGGAGTGTTAATTGTATAAAGGGAAAAGAAGAAAAGTGAGGCATATTGCACATTGCCCCTTTTTATAGTAAAGTGCTGAGTGACAAAAGTTTTGTATATCCTCTGTAGGAGTATCTTACAGTGGACAGTGTTTCCTAAAGAAGCACAGAGTGCTACATCTTTTTCTTTGAAAACAAAGAGGAGATTAGGAACATCAGCCCTCATCTGCCCCAGAAATGACgtatccataagatgcgccaattctggtgctcagCTTCGCTCATTCCATTGAACTCTGGTTTCCTTTTGATGTCACCGCTTGGCACTGGAGCGGTGTTCTCAGGCTCCGCTCAGTGTCTACTGGATTCACGGTTGATCCTGCCATCATACTACCTCTCAGCCATGCAATCCAGATGAAGCTGAATTGTCCtcttcgtgggacaaatggattgttgTCGTAAAGGTAAGGAATATAttttaccactggtcacagctgctggctcgcaTGCTGTGTCATCTGTTTGACAATGTGGGAACGCAGCGCTCTTGCCAGCGGTAAAGAACTTACCGCTGATCACAGCCAATGTTTCTCGTGCTGTcacacagcgtgggaaacacctgaTGCTTGGGTCTCCGTTCACTTGAAAGGGGTTTGAGTTTGGGTCCCGTTCTggaacctgaaccaaactttttttttaaatgtttggctgAACCTGCTGATCTAAAAACATCCATGGGTCCGCCCATCTTTACTCTGGACCATACCTTTATGTCCATGTGCCAACACGGTACCATGATCCCAAGTAAAGTCAAGCTAAAAGGGAATTCTAGACATCAAATATGACATACTAGCAAAACTGTTAACAGGCTGCAATTCACAATGGAAACACTTACTGCATagacacatatagcataaacatctcctgaCCGAGTATCAAATTATAGGGTTTTTCTTTGCATTTGTTTTCGATGTTGGTTAATTCATATCACGTTTGATGATCCAAAACCAAGAACTAACATTTATGTTTTTGGTCCCTTATCTGAGCATTATCATCACCTCCACCAAATCTactgatttaggctactttcacactagcgccggATTCggaccgtcgcattgcgtcgggccgagattccgacgctagcgtttgatgcgccgcacaacgggtgcagcggatgcatttctccggcgcatccgctgccccattgtgagatgcgggaaggttggggcggagttccggctgcgcatgcgcggtcggaaaaagcagtccgtcggcagcaaaaaacgttacatttaacttttttgctcccggcggtccgccacaacactgcgcaaccgtcgcacgacggttgcgacatgtgtcaatacgtcgcaatgtgtcgctaatgttaatctaaacgactcattgcgacgtattaaaaaaaacgccagtgtgaaagtagccttatttgtgACGTTCGGTGCCCTGAGGTTTTCCTCCCCTGGGTTGCTCTGCTATGTTAATATTTCTTCACTTTTCTACATCAGTCCATCAGACATCTGGTGTGGATTCGTAGCGCGGCTACGAGGAGAAGAGCTGGGATTTATGATATTACTGTTACTTTGCCggcagtgtaatgtatgtacatataaATGTGTCTGCGCGGTGCCGGTATTGTGCGCAACGCTTAATGCATTTCATGTTTGTGTTGTGAGAACCGACAATATTTATACAAAGCCTGAAAATGAAAACGGCGCCAAAACATCAGGGGTAAACGATGCCGCCAATAATAGCAGCTACCCGCTGTCTGAGTGCCGCTGCCTCTTCTGTTACAATGTATTTACAGAGATACAAATAATAAATGTTCAGTAAAACCAATACATGTGTTAAAACCTCTCGCGTCTCATCTTTATTTCATTACGCTGCTATATATTTTGTCTGAGCAGGCGGAGAAGTCACAGATGCCGCATTCTTTAAATTGCAGGCATGAAGTGAGCAGTCGCGCCACACAAGCTGCGCAGGAGCACTGCAGTAATGCCATAGCCGGTCAGTAGCTACCTGCTTCCTCACCAATGTCTTATTTGAGCTACATATCCCAGCATGCATTGGTTTTCTAATTAACCCTTTCTTGCACATTGATGTCGTGGCACATCGAAGGTCTCAGATCCAGATGAGCCAATTCGATTTGCTAGCTTTTCTCAAATTCGATTTATGACAAATTTATAGGACACAAATTGAATTGCTGTTAAAAGATGTTTATGAAGCTCTGAGAGCTCTCTGTATCCAAGAGCATaagatgaaggggttaaaaaaaaacaccattATACTCACTTTTCTTTCACCTGCTCTGGTGCTCCAGCTCCCCACCTGGGTCCTGTTTTGGCTCATTTCCTCCCTCTGACTCCAGCCTTCTCTTCTAGCTTCACTTTTTGGTGTTTCTGATGCTAACTAGACCTCACACAATGTCACTCTGTGGCATCATGATGTCACATGATTCTAGTGAAGACCATAAGTATAAGGTCTGAAGAAGGAAGAGAAAACCAGATCAAGAGTAAGGAAGCGGAGGAAAGTAAAGGAGTGGAGGAGAGTAAGGAAGTGGAGGAGAGTAAGGAAGTGGAAGAGAGTAAGGGAGCGGATGAGAGTAAGGGAGCGGAGGAGAGTAAGGAAGCGGAGGAGAGAAAGGGAGCGGAGGAGTTTAAGGGTGCGGTTGAGAGTAAGGAAGTGGAGGAAAGAAAGGAAGCCAAAAAGAGTAAGGGAGCCAAGGAGAGAATGGAAGTGGAGGAGAGTAAGGAAGAAGAGGAGAGTAAGGATGCAGAGGAGAGTAAGGAAGCGGAGGAGAGTAAGGAAGTGGAGGAGAGTAAGGATATGGAGGAGAGTAAGGAAGCAAAGGAGAGTAAAGAAGCAGAAAAGAATAAGGGAGCGGAGGAGAGTAAGGATGCGGAGGAGAGTAAGGAAGCGGATTAGTGTAAGGAAGCGAAAGAGTCAGGGAGCAGAGGagagaaaggaagcagaggagagtAAGGAAGCAGAGGAGAGTAAGGAAGCGGAGGAGAGTAAGGGAGTGGAGGAGAGTAGATAGTTGAGGAGAGTAAGGAAGCAGAGGAGAGTAAGGAAGCGGAGAAAAGTAAGGAAGCGGAGGAGAGTAAGGGAGCAGAGGAGAGTAAGGAAGCGGAGGAGAGTAAGGGAACTGAGGAGAGTAAGTGAGCAGAGGTGGAGAAGGAAGCGGAGAAGAGTAAGGAAGCAGAGGAGAGTAAGTGAGCAGAGGTGGAGAAGGAAGCGGAGAAGAGTAAGGAAGCAGAGGAGAGTAAGGAAGTGGAGGAGAGTAAGGAAGCAGAGGAGAGTAAGGGAACTGAGGAGAGTAAGGGAACTGAGGAGAGTAAGTGAGCAGAGGTGGAGAAGG
Encoded here:
- the LOC138637636 gene encoding processed variable antigen-like, with the protein product MILVKTISIRSEEGRENQIKSKEAEESKGVEESKEVEESKEVEESKGADESKGAEESKEAEERKGAEEFKGAVESKEVEERKEAKKSKGAKERMEVEESKEEEESKDAEESKEAEESKEVEESKDMEESKEAKESKEAEKNKGAEESKDAEEKESKEAEKSKEAEESKGAEESKEAEESKGTEEKAFVIWQRAQECEALGFGFQAGRGSSGRI